From a region of the Nitrospira sp. genome:
- a CDS encoding co-chaperone GroES: MKLQPLHDWVLIRTSEPREKSASGIIIPDTAQEKPEEGEVLAVGAGHFVEDKDSKEKVKKKTFVKTTLKPGERILYDKHAAREVEGEDDALVLVREEDVLGYLQ, translated from the coding sequence ATGAAATTACAACCCTTGCACGATTGGGTTTTGATCAGGACCAGCGAACCGAGGGAGAAGAGCGCTAGCGGCATTATCATCCCGGACACCGCGCAAGAGAAACCGGAGGAAGGAGAGGTCCTCGCCGTGGGGGCTGGCCACTTTGTCGAGGACAAGGATTCGAAGGAAAAGGTCAAGAAGAAGACCTTTGTGAAGACCACCCTCAAGCCGGGCGAGCGTATCCTGTACGATAAACACGCCGCCAGAGAAGTGGAGGGTGAGGATGACGCGTTAGTGCTTGTTCGTGAAGAGGATGTCTTGGGCTATCTTCAGTAA